The Pseudofrankia inefficax genome window below encodes:
- a CDS encoding phosphoribosyltransferase-like protein, translated as MATQAQSFRKPSETARGKAWIENFAMEDRPTAQILIDALRIASETEVRAGTLALLDGVLPELPKPALVLPVRSLDDFGDAREHKPMVYRDFTPYGDYNAEPGSEVLAASLIREIIRDNGLHQGILPPASNLEDLRSNKCRSLVLVDDYSGSGSQVISYVKSWLRHPSIRSWRSYGLLQVYVILYAASPLAIKALGRSGLIKDVYIYEMAASFAEAQWEKGELERVTKLCIQYASKRRKRDALGYKGSAGLFLIQHTVPNNLPAVMLQERRVPSQPWSPLFPRRQFPRDFPMELIGYRQGAEFEIAPGKISDRRLENGLRRADKSTVKRYLNLLGLMAGGHTSNEELAAFLSTSIIEITQAITTIESWGLIDGRRHLTDEGRAELARVRMKPRRVTFALQGSMDPYYPQQLRGVGGI; from the coding sequence ATGGCCACGCAGGCGCAATCGTTTCGCAAGCCGAGCGAGACGGCGCGCGGAAAAGCCTGGATCGAAAACTTCGCGATGGAAGACCGCCCAACCGCCCAGATTCTAATCGATGCGCTTCGTATCGCGTCGGAAACCGAGGTCAGGGCTGGGACTCTCGCCCTGCTCGACGGCGTATTGCCGGAACTGCCGAAGCCAGCGCTAGTCCTTCCCGTTCGGAGCCTAGATGACTTTGGTGATGCGAGAGAACATAAGCCGATGGTCTACCGAGATTTTACTCCGTATGGAGATTACAACGCCGAGCCGGGTAGCGAGGTGCTCGCGGCCAGCCTGATACGTGAAATAATCAGAGACAACGGCCTGCACCAAGGTATTCTTCCGCCGGCTTCAAATCTTGAAGATCTCCGGTCGAACAAGTGTAGGTCACTGGTCTTGGTCGATGACTATTCGGGCAGCGGCAGTCAAGTAATATCGTATGTAAAAAGTTGGCTTCGACATCCCTCCATCAGAAGTTGGAGGTCATACGGTCTCCTGCAAGTGTACGTTATCCTCTACGCAGCGTCCCCTCTCGCCATCAAGGCACTCGGAAGAAGCGGGCTGATTAAAGACGTTTACATCTACGAGATGGCAGCAAGTTTCGCAGAGGCACAATGGGAGAAAGGCGAGCTAGAGCGTGTTACCAAACTGTGCATACAGTACGCAAGCAAGAGACGCAAACGGGACGCCCTAGGGTACAAAGGAAGCGCGGGGCTCTTCTTAATTCAGCACACCGTGCCTAATAATCTCCCTGCAGTGATGCTGCAAGAACGACGCGTGCCCAGCCAGCCCTGGAGTCCGCTCTTTCCGAGACGCCAGTTTCCTCGCGACTTCCCGATGGAGCTGATTGGCTACCGCCAAGGCGCAGAATTTGAAATAGCACCCGGGAAAATCTCGGATCGGCGCCTTGAAAATGGTCTGCGGCGCGCCGACAAATCGACCGTCAAACGATACTTGAATTTGCTCGGTCTGATGGCTGGTGGACATACGTCCAACGAAGAGCTTGCCGCTTTCCTGTCTACGTCAATCATCGAAATTACACAGGCGATCACCACCATCGAAAGTTGGGGTTTGATCGATGGCCGTAGGCACCTGACCGACGAGGGTAGGGCCGAGCTGGCTCGGGTACGGATGAAACCGCGTCGCGTAACGTTCGCCTTGCAAGGTAGTATGGATCCGTACTACCCTCAACAGTTGAGGGGAGTTGGTGGCATCTAG
- a CDS encoding reverse transcriptase family protein yields MVIDSPHAYRLRGLQQGHDPELLRRAVAEADRVEGRGLTSVLTLKHLAHQTGATYIYLREIVQRKRDPYTEILRSRANGRPMRLISAPDPVLMSVQRWILENIVGRLTVHPASAAYGKGNSVAACARRHVGASWLVKMDVHNFFHSIDERAIYKIFQNVGYSSLVAFELSRICTRPVPGSPHIHPVRRDRVIESYSTANLGILPQGAPTSGVLANISFFACDEILSSLAESCGLVYTRYADDIVFSAGESFTRRDADALIEIARDALLAHGLTPHRGKTQVVPPGGRHIVLGLLVDGDRVRLTREFRQRVQTHIRGVENFGLATHRRHRKFASTAGLINHVNGLLAFAFDVDPAWAGEIRAHWASILAAQMNR; encoded by the coding sequence ATGGTCATCGACTCCCCTCACGCCTACCGGCTACGCGGGCTCCAGCAGGGACATGATCCGGAACTCCTCCGGCGGGCCGTCGCCGAGGCGGATCGAGTCGAAGGCCGGGGCTTGACATCCGTATTGACGCTCAAGCATCTCGCCCACCAGACTGGCGCGACGTATATTTATCTACGCGAGATAGTTCAAAGGAAGCGCGATCCCTATACGGAAATCTTGCGGTCACGCGCCAACGGACGCCCGATGCGCCTGATATCGGCTCCAGATCCGGTCCTGATGTCTGTTCAGCGTTGGATTTTGGAAAATATCGTCGGTCGTCTGACTGTTCACCCGGCCAGCGCGGCATACGGCAAAGGGAATTCAGTCGCCGCCTGCGCGCGACGGCATGTCGGCGCTTCGTGGCTTGTTAAAATGGACGTCCACAATTTTTTCCATTCTATCGATGAACGCGCGATCTATAAGATCTTCCAGAATGTAGGTTACAGCAGCCTCGTTGCGTTCGAACTGTCGAGGATATGTACTCGACCGGTCCCGGGATCTCCTCATATTCATCCGGTCCGACGCGATCGCGTCATAGAGTCCTACAGTACGGCAAATCTAGGAATTCTTCCTCAAGGTGCGCCAACAAGCGGCGTACTCGCAAACATCTCCTTCTTTGCCTGCGATGAAATTCTGTCGTCCTTGGCTGAGAGCTGTGGTCTGGTATACACGCGCTACGCCGATGACATCGTCTTTTCGGCTGGAGAAAGTTTCACCAGACGGGACGCAGACGCTCTCATAGAGATTGCGAGGGACGCTCTATTGGCCCACGGATTGACGCCGCATCGTGGCAAGACACAAGTCGTCCCACCCGGAGGGCGACATATCGTTCTCGGCCTTCTGGTTGACGGTGACAGGGTACGTCTAACGCGCGAGTTTCGGCAACGTGTCCAAACGCACATACGCGGCGTCGAGAATTTCGGGCTCGCGACGCATCGGAGGCATCGCAAGTTTGCGTCGACGGCGGGCCTTATTAACCATGTGAATGGCCTTCTCGCGTTTGCATTCGATGTGGATCCAGCTTGGGCGGGGGAGATTCGAGCGCATTGGGCCTCGATCCTCGCCGCTCAAATGAACCGCTAA
- a CDS encoding ABC transporter ATP-binding protein — MATSDVPDTSDTNQVPAQRDPTPATTPAESLEDQPSGSAPDPEVRATIPHDPVLTYGKEDDDTSSAWRKHEKTMERTGVRTMVKRLPGLLRLAWSLAWEADRNGLIALVTVRVVAGLVEAAGLLAVAGALGGLLTAGPTPDRVRHALPALALILAAGLVRTALSLVENLLRARFGPRIDRVCVVRLLDLATTTSVMAFDDPRFVDDLEAAERGAVSGRQLVDNATTVFTSVVRLVAAAGVLGVLHPLLVPLLILSILPDGWATARSARLAYASWLGRIRLVRRQFMLRYYMIDRDSAAEIRSFGLGRFLLDEYSVIARGNEAEALRVGRGQARYRLVGESVAGLALGAVYGTLVVLLDTGVMPLAAAGAAVLAIRNGRGALSTALTSLNDAYENFLYFDEYQAWILEATRRIPPPRSLAAPVSPDVIRVDGVTYTYPHTETTALRGVSVELRRGQVVAFVGANGSGKSTLAKVLAGLYVPDSGTVRWDGVDLAGVDPDSVRDRVGLIPQAYTRWPMSARLNIAVGRVARLATDGPDSVIAAAAATGADEVIDKLPHGYDTSLARQYNSGHDLSGGQWQRIACARAVYRDAPILIADEPSAALDARAEQALFDLIQSLGKDRIVLLITHRLASVRTADRIYVLDDGLVADEGTHAELMNRPGIYPDLFTLQARQFVDTIPVD, encoded by the coding sequence GTGGCGACATCTGACGTACCCGACACCTCAGACACGAACCAGGTACCGGCGCAGCGCGATCCCACCCCGGCCACCACCCCAGCCGAGAGCCTGGAAGACCAGCCCAGCGGCAGCGCACCGGACCCGGAGGTCCGAGCGACGATCCCGCATGATCCTGTCCTTACCTACGGGAAGGAGGACGACGACACCAGCAGTGCCTGGCGCAAGCACGAGAAAACGATGGAACGTACCGGGGTACGCACCATGGTCAAACGGCTCCCGGGCCTGCTCCGGCTGGCCTGGTCGCTCGCCTGGGAGGCTGATCGGAACGGTCTGATCGCGTTGGTGACGGTCCGCGTTGTCGCGGGACTCGTCGAGGCCGCCGGCCTGCTCGCGGTGGCCGGCGCGCTTGGCGGGCTGCTCACCGCCGGCCCGACGCCGGACCGGGTCCGCCACGCACTGCCAGCGCTCGCCCTGATCCTCGCCGCAGGGCTCGTCCGGACCGCGCTGTCGTTGGTGGAGAACCTGCTGCGCGCCAGGTTCGGGCCCCGGATCGACCGGGTGTGCGTGGTCCGGTTGCTCGACCTTGCCACCACGACGTCGGTCATGGCATTCGACGATCCCCGCTTCGTGGACGACCTGGAAGCCGCCGAGCGGGGCGCCGTCAGCGGCCGCCAGCTCGTCGACAATGCCACCACCGTCTTCACCTCGGTGGTCCGGCTCGTGGCCGCGGCGGGCGTCCTCGGCGTCCTGCACCCGCTGCTGGTGCCGCTGTTGATCCTCTCGATTCTCCCGGACGGTTGGGCGACTGCCCGCTCGGCCCGGCTGGCCTACGCGTCCTGGCTGGGCCGTATCCGCCTCGTGCGCCGCCAGTTCATGTTGCGCTACTACATGATCGACCGGGACTCGGCGGCCGAGATTCGCTCGTTCGGGCTCGGTCGCTTCCTGCTCGACGAGTATTCCGTGATCGCCCGCGGAAACGAGGCCGAGGCGCTGCGGGTCGGGCGTGGCCAGGCACGCTACCGGCTAGTCGGCGAGAGCGTCGCCGGGCTCGCGTTAGGCGCCGTCTACGGCACGCTGGTCGTGCTGCTCGATACCGGGGTGATGCCACTCGCCGCCGCCGGCGCGGCAGTGCTCGCGATTCGCAACGGACGCGGCGCCCTGTCGACGGCGCTGACCAGCCTGAACGACGCGTACGAGAACTTCCTTTACTTCGACGAGTACCAGGCATGGATTCTGGAGGCGACCCGCCGGATTCCGCCGCCGCGGTCGCTGGCTGCCCCGGTCAGCCCGGACGTCATTCGCGTCGACGGCGTCACCTACACCTATCCGCACACGGAGACGACCGCGTTGCGGGGTGTCTCCGTCGAGCTGCGCCGGGGCCAGGTCGTCGCTTTCGTCGGCGCCAACGGCAGCGGGAAATCCACCCTGGCCAAGGTTCTCGCCGGCCTCTACGTGCCCGACAGTGGCACTGTGCGCTGGGACGGCGTCGATCTCGCCGGCGTCGACCCGGACAGCGTCCGCGACCGAGTCGGCCTCATTCCGCAGGCCTACACCCGGTGGCCGATGTCGGCCCGGTTGAACATCGCCGTCGGCCGGGTGGCCCGGCTGGCGACCGACGGCCCGGACAGTGTCATCGCGGCGGCCGCCGCCACCGGGGCCGACGAGGTCATCGACAAGCTGCCGCACGGCTACGACACCTCGCTGGCCCGCCAGTACAACTCGGGCCATGACCTCTCCGGCGGCCAGTGGCAGCGCATCGCCTGCGCGCGGGCTGTCTACCGGGACGCACCCATTCTCATCGCCGACGAACCGTCGGCGGCCCTCGACGCCCGGGCCGAGCAGGCATTGTTCGACCTGATCCAAAGCCTCGGTAAGGATCGTATCGTCCTGCTGATCACGCACCGCCTCGCCAGCGTCCGCACCGCCGACCGCATCTACGTTCTCGACGACGGGCTGGTCGCCGACGAGGGCACCCACGCCGAGCTGATGAACCGACCCGGCATCTATCCGGACCTGTTCACCCTGCAGGCCCGCCAGTTCGTCGACACCATCCCGGTCGACTGA
- a CDS encoding thiopeptide-type bacteriocin biosynthesis protein, which yields MPSDQLAHPATTEHAILRVLSGDAILATATRSGLDPDDLAAATEIYRTAGRRALAAHRDTAWRQIYLRFSDWQHADQVAAAHLVRILDDAERHGQISTWWFMRKHPCWRLRLHPTRPGPPATIEAALDQLVADGHLDAWRPGVYEPETAAFGGGIAMDIAHALFAADSRGALDLAITDGPGVGRRELSLLLLSALLRGAGLEWYERGDLFDRVCTERALPREVPAEKIADLSETLATLLRADTRPDGPLFGPGGPVASQARWAEACATAGRALADANRSGLLHRGLRDVLSYHAIFHWNRLGLPTRTQALLAHAARQAILGPRGM from the coding sequence ATGCCTTCTGATCAACTAGCCCATCCGGCCACCACCGAGCACGCGATCCTCCGGGTCCTCAGCGGCGACGCAATCCTGGCCACAGCCACCAGGTCGGGCCTAGACCCCGACGACCTGGCCGCCGCGACCGAGATCTACCGCACAGCCGGCCGCCGGGCCCTCGCCGCGCACCGCGACACCGCCTGGCGCCAGATCTACCTGCGGTTCTCTGACTGGCAGCACGCCGACCAGGTCGCGGCAGCCCACCTGGTCCGGATCCTGGACGACGCCGAACGGCACGGCCAGATCAGCACCTGGTGGTTCATGCGGAAACACCCCTGCTGGCGCCTACGGCTCCACCCGACCCGGCCGGGCCCGCCCGCCACGATCGAGGCGGCCCTCGACCAACTCGTCGCGGACGGACATTTGGACGCCTGGCGGCCTGGGGTCTACGAACCGGAAACCGCCGCGTTCGGTGGCGGCATAGCCATGGACATCGCGCATGCCCTCTTCGCCGCCGACAGCCGGGGCGCGCTCGATCTAGCCATCACGGACGGCCCTGGCGTCGGGCGACGCGAGTTGTCGCTCCTGCTCCTCAGCGCGCTACTGCGCGGCGCCGGCCTGGAGTGGTATGAGCGCGGAGACCTGTTCGACCGCGTCTGCACCGAACGAGCCCTACCTCGCGAGGTGCCCGCTGAGAAGATCGCCGATCTCAGCGAAACCCTGGCCACCCTGCTGCGCGCCGACACCAGACCCGACGGGCCACTGTTCGGCCCCGGCGGGCCTGTCGCCTCCCAAGCCCGCTGGGCCGAGGCATGCGCTACGGCCGGCCGGGCACTCGCGGACGCTAACCGGAGCGGACTCCTACACCGCGGACTGCGCGACGTCCTCAGCTACCACGCCATCTTCCACTGGAACCGACTCGGCCTACCTACCCGAACCCAGGCGCTCCTGGCGCACGCCGCCCGCCAAGCCATCCTCGGCCCGAGGGGCATGTGA
- a CDS encoding lanthionine synthetase C family protein translates to MRTADTTASGLPSPADLASEAERHLHEIGAVPPRTADALATGAALANGTAGIALAHIERARAGLESWHRAHQWICAVAAEPASDHDTAGLYFGAPALTFILNAAAGPTDRYQAGLADLDAAVTRLAHRRAAQALARIQSGRLASFAEYDVFGGLTGLGALLLRRAPTHSATEQALTALVALTRPLTVDGETLPGWWVDHDPHRRHTPAFRGGHGNLGAAHGITGPLALLSLAARNGTVVDGQLDAIATVCDWLDGWQQDDSAGPWWPEHLALDELRTGRCAQPRPARPSWCYGTPGITRAGQLAALALGDRHRQAAYEQALLACLDDPTQQARLVDPGLCHGQAGLFQTVWRAATDATTGDLRARLPAHAARLLRTARTADQTDPGFLTGGAGIALALHTAATNTAPLSGWDTCLLIN, encoded by the coding sequence ATGCGAACGGCTGACACCACGGCCTCTGGGCTCCCGTCCCCGGCCGACCTCGCGTCCGAGGCTGAACGTCACCTCCACGAGATCGGCGCCGTGCCGCCGCGAACCGCGGACGCCCTGGCCACCGGAGCGGCGTTGGCTAACGGCACCGCCGGCATCGCGCTGGCACACATCGAACGCGCCCGCGCCGGCCTCGAAAGCTGGCACCGAGCCCACCAGTGGATTTGTGCCGTTGCCGCCGAGCCCGCCAGCGACCACGACACCGCCGGGCTCTACTTCGGAGCGCCGGCCCTGACGTTCATCCTCAATGCCGCAGCCGGTCCTACCGACCGCTACCAGGCAGGGCTCGCAGACCTCGACGCCGCCGTCACCCGGCTCGCGCACCGCCGTGCCGCCCAAGCCCTCGCCCGCATCCAGTCCGGCCGGCTCGCGTCGTTCGCCGAGTACGACGTCTTCGGCGGTCTGACCGGGCTCGGTGCCCTTCTCCTACGCCGAGCCCCAACCCACAGCGCGACCGAACAGGCCCTGACCGCCCTCGTCGCACTGACCAGACCGCTGACCGTAGACGGCGAAACGCTGCCCGGCTGGTGGGTCGACCACGACCCCCACCGCCGACACACCCCAGCGTTCCGCGGCGGCCACGGCAACCTCGGCGCCGCCCACGGGATCACCGGTCCGCTTGCCCTGCTCAGCCTCGCCGCCCGCAACGGCACCGTCGTCGACGGACAGCTCGACGCGATCGCCACCGTCTGCGATTGGCTCGACGGCTGGCAGCAAGACGACTCCGCCGGTCCATGGTGGCCCGAACATCTCGCCCTCGACGAGCTCCGCACCGGGCGCTGCGCCCAACCTCGCCCGGCCCGCCCCAGCTGGTGCTACGGCACGCCCGGCATCACCCGCGCCGGCCAGCTCGCCGCCCTCGCCCTTGGCGACCGCCACCGCCAAGCGGCCTACGAACAGGCCCTGCTCGCCTGCCTCGACGACCCCACCCAACAGGCCCGCCTCGTAGACCCCGGCCTCTGCCACGGCCAGGCCGGCCTCTTCCAAACCGTCTGGCGAGCCGCCACCGATGCCACGACCGGCGATTTGCGCGCCCGACTACCGGCACACGCCGCCCGTCTCCTGCGAACCGCTCGAACCGCGGACCAGACCGACCCGGGGTTCCTGACCGGCGGCGCCGGCATCGCGCTGGCGCTGCACACCGCAGCCACGAACACAGCCCCGCTGTCGGGATGGGACACATGCCTTCTGATCAACTAG